A genomic segment from Agrobacterium vitis encodes:
- the aspS gene encoding aspartate--tRNA ligase — MHRYRSHTCAALRKSDVGATVRLSGWVHRVRDHGGVLFIDLRDHYGITQVVADPDSPAFKLAETVRGEWVIRIDGVVKARADETVNKAMQTGEIELYAQEIEILAVAKELPLPVFGEPDYPEDVRLKYRFIDLRRETLHKNIVKRTQIISSMRNGMSELGFAEYTTPILTASSPEGARDFLVPSRIHEGQFFALPQAPQQYKQLLMVAGFDRYFQIAPCFRDEDPRADRLPGEFYQLDVEMSFVTQEDVWTTMEPMMTKVFEQFAEGKPVTKQWPRIPYDEAIRKYGSDKPDLRNPIVMQAVTEHFADSGFKIFASMIASNPKVEVWAIPVKHTEATGAIGRAVCDRMNAWAQSTGQPGLGYIFWKEEDGKVGGSGPLAKNIGEERTAAIAAQLGLGAGDACFFVAGDPAKFYKFAGEARTRAGEELNLVDRDRFEMCWIVDFPFYEWSEEEKKIDFAHNPFSMPQGGLEAFDSQDPLTLKAYQYDAVCNGFEIASGSIRNQSPELMVKAFEKVGLSQTDVEERFGGLYRAFQYGAPPHGGCAFGIDRVVMLLVGAKNLREISLFPMNQQAQDLLMGAPAPATPTQLRELALRVVPTPKKD; from the coding sequence ATGCATCGTTACCGCAGCCACACCTGTGCCGCTCTCCGCAAGTCCGATGTTGGTGCCACCGTGCGCCTTTCCGGCTGGGTCCACCGCGTCCGCGACCATGGCGGCGTTTTGTTCATCGACCTTCGTGACCATTACGGCATCACGCAGGTGGTGGCCGATCCCGATAGCCCGGCTTTCAAGCTGGCCGAGACCGTGCGCGGTGAATGGGTGATCCGCATCGACGGCGTGGTCAAGGCTCGCGCCGATGAGACGGTCAACAAGGCCATGCAGACGGGCGAAATCGAGCTGTACGCGCAGGAAATCGAAATTCTGGCCGTGGCCAAGGAATTGCCGCTGCCGGTGTTTGGTGAGCCGGACTATCCGGAAGATGTCCGCCTGAAGTATCGCTTCATCGATCTGCGCCGCGAAACCCTGCACAAGAACATCGTCAAGCGCACCCAGATCATTTCGTCCATGCGCAATGGCATGAGCGAGCTTGGCTTTGCCGAATACACCACGCCAATTCTCACCGCCTCTTCGCCGGAAGGTGCGCGCGACTTCCTGGTGCCGAGCCGCATCCATGAAGGCCAGTTTTTCGCTCTGCCGCAGGCTCCGCAGCAGTATAAGCAGCTGTTGATGGTGGCTGGTTTCGACCGCTACTTCCAGATCGCACCTTGCTTCCGGGATGAAGACCCGCGTGCCGACCGTCTGCCGGGTGAGTTCTACCAGCTCGACGTGGAAATGAGCTTCGTGACCCAGGAAGATGTCTGGACCACGATGGAACCGATGATGACCAAGGTGTTCGAGCAGTTTGCCGAAGGCAAGCCTGTGACGAAGCAATGGCCACGCATTCCCTATGATGAAGCGATCCGCAAATACGGCTCCGACAAGCCAGACCTGCGCAACCCTATTGTTATGCAGGCTGTGACCGAGCATTTCGCGGATTCAGGCTTCAAGATTTTCGCAAGCATGATTGCCTCCAACCCGAAGGTTGAGGTCTGGGCGATCCCGGTCAAGCATACGGAAGCAACGGGCGCGATTGGCCGCGCCGTTTGCGATCGCATGAATGCCTGGGCGCAATCCACCGGCCAGCCGGGCCTTGGTTATATCTTCTGGAAGGAAGAAGACGGCAAGGTTGGCGGTTCCGGCCCTCTGGCCAAGAACATTGGCGAAGAGCGCACAGCTGCCATCGCCGCCCAGCTTGGCCTTGGCGCTGGCGATGCCTGCTTCTTTGTCGCGGGTGATCCGGCCAAGTTCTACAAGTTTGCTGGCGAAGCCCGCACCCGTGCAGGCGAAGAGCTGAACCTTGTTGACCGCGACCGTTTCGAAATGTGCTGGATTGTCGACTTCCCGTTCTACGAATGGAGCGAGGAAGAAAAGAAGATCGATTTCGCCCACAACCCGTTCTCCATGCCGCAGGGCGGCTTGGAAGCCTTCGACAGCCAAGACCCGCTGACACTCAAGGCTTACCAGTATGACGCCGTCTGTAACGGCTTTGAAATCGCTTCCGGCTCGATCCGTAATCAGTCGCCGGAACTGATGGTCAAGGCGTTTGAAAAGGTTGGTCTCAGCCAGACGGACGTTGAAGAACGCTTCGGCGGCCTCTACCGCGCCTTCCAATACGGCGCACCGCCGCATGGCGGCTGCGCATTCGGTATCGACCGTGTGGTCATGCTGCTGGTGGGCGCCAAGAACCTGCGCGAAATCTCGCTGTTCCCGATGAACCAGCAGGCGCAGGATCTGTTGATGGGCGCACCGGCTCCGGCAACGCCGACCCAGCTGCGCGAATTGGCGCTGCGCGTGGTGCCGACGCCTAAGAAAGACTGA
- a CDS encoding MFS transporter, producing MNNIRPLLPLLVTAGILIGGNGLQGTFISLRALEEGFSTTMIGVVGTGYNIGFAIGCIYVTRLIREIGHIRAFAGLAAIASAASIAMLIFIHPAAWFSMRLIQGICFAGLFAVVESWLNARVTNDTRARTLSIYRFVDLGSVTVAQYIIPAVGISGVDLFALIAMALSLSLVPISFADRTSPTPPRHVEFNIKALWGISPLATIGCIVVGLTNSSFRSLGPIYAEGIGMSVTAIVTFMSIGIFAGVVLQYPLGHYSDKLDRRTIILVAAGGAMLAGLFLTFVAGASEILNFIGIFLFGAFAMPLYSLCSAHANDHAAPGQHALVSAGTLFFWSCGAVVGPMFASVLLDHFGPRALFSYMVVVLALFILYTLLRMRAREAVPTEERRYPFRALLRTSAFFSKLAAPVRTKRK from the coding sequence ATGAACAATATCCGTCCGCTTTTGCCCCTGCTCGTCACCGCCGGTATTCTGATCGGCGGCAATGGCTTGCAGGGCACGTTCATTTCGCTGCGCGCCCTTGAAGAAGGGTTCTCGACGACAATGATCGGCGTGGTCGGCACCGGTTATAATATCGGCTTTGCTATCGGCTGCATCTATGTCACCCGGCTGATCCGGGAAATCGGCCATATCCGGGCGTTTGCCGGGCTGGCGGCAATTGCCTCTGCCGCCTCCATCGCCATGCTGATCTTCATCCACCCTGCCGCGTGGTTTTCGATGCGGCTGATCCAGGGCATCTGCTTTGCCGGATTGTTCGCCGTGGTGGAAAGCTGGCTCAATGCCCGCGTCACCAACGACACCCGGGCGCGCACCTTGTCCATCTACCGCTTCGTCGATCTCGGCTCGGTCACCGTGGCGCAATATATCATTCCGGCCGTGGGGATTTCCGGTGTCGATCTGTTTGCGCTGATCGCCATGGCGCTGTCCCTGTCGCTGGTGCCGATTTCCTTTGCCGACCGCACCAGCCCCACCCCGCCCCGGCATGTGGAGTTTAACATCAAGGCCCTGTGGGGCATTTCGCCGCTGGCGACCATCGGCTGCATTGTGGTGGGGCTGACCAATTCCAGTTTCCGGTCGCTCGGACCGATCTATGCCGAAGGCATCGGCATGTCGGTCACGGCCATCGTCACATTCATGAGCATCGGGATTTTTGCGGGCGTGGTGCTGCAATATCCGCTCGGCCATTATTCCGACAAGCTGGATCGGCGCACCATCATTCTGGTGGCCGCAGGCGGTGCCATGCTGGCTGGGCTGTTCCTGACCTTCGTGGCGGGAGCGAGCGAGATCCTCAATTTCATCGGGATTTTCCTGTTCGGTGCCTTTGCCATGCCGCTTTATTCGCTGTGCTCGGCCCATGCCAATGACCACGCAGCCCCCGGCCAGCATGCGCTGGTCTCGGCGGGCACGCTGTTCTTCTGGTCCTGCGGGGCCGTGGTCGGGCCGATGTTTGCCTCCGTCCTGCTCGACCATTTCGGACCAAGGGCGCTGTTTAGCTATATGGTCGTCGTGCTGGCACTGTTCATCCTCTATACCCTGCTGCGGATGCGGGCGCGCGAGGCGGTCCCGACGGAGGAGCGGCGCTATCCCTTCCGGGCGCTGCTGCGCACCTCGGCCTTTTTCAGCAAGCTCGCAGCACCCGTCCGGACAAAGCGGAAATAG
- a CDS encoding FUSC family protein, which produces MWSRFASHIRDAFSHATAAALAAAVAFYGAHWLFGHQQPIFAAIAAIICLAPGIPNHLRQGINVVIGVTIGIAVGELIFLLPISVLGIQISLAIFAAMFLGALANLAPVTPIQAGASALLVILLGPATGGLVRFLDVIIGVSTGLVFALILFRNATKLHDTATAPSKDAGQGPQEK; this is translated from the coding sequence ATGTGGTCCCGGTTTGCTAGCCATATCCGGGATGCCTTCAGCCATGCGACCGCCGCAGCCTTAGCTGCGGCGGTCGCATTTTATGGTGCACACTGGCTGTTCGGCCACCAGCAGCCGATCTTTGCCGCGATAGCCGCGATCATCTGTCTGGCTCCGGGCATTCCCAATCACCTGCGCCAAGGTATCAATGTTGTCATTGGCGTGACCATCGGCATCGCGGTCGGCGAGCTGATCTTTCTCCTGCCGATAAGTGTGCTCGGCATCCAGATTTCGCTGGCCATATTCGCCGCGATGTTTCTGGGCGCGCTGGCCAATCTGGCACCCGTTACGCCTATCCAGGCTGGCGCCTCAGCACTTCTGGTCATCCTGCTTGGCCCTGCGACCGGCGGGCTGGTGCGCTTTCTCGATGTCATCATCGGCGTCTCCACCGGTCTTGTCTTCGCGCTCATCCTGTTTCGCAATGCGACGAAACTTCATGATACTGCTACCGCGCCCAGCAAGGATGCAGGGCAGGGGCCGCAGGAAAAATAG